The Kineococcus endophyticus genome contains a region encoding:
- a CDS encoding diguanylate cyclase, whose product MNDPDAAPGRAALPVRSLTFTALFAVAVFLGRLTILDGTSLSLVWPAAGVAAAWFCGTRNRWLDIALLAAVTVVVNALTGAGPALLVGFVVTNLGQAQLFASLRRRWFSPGSGLGTRQLAVLLGTAATACAVGTVGGTVTVAAAGGEPSWLGAAVWFTRNFAGILLVAPVVLRLEARVHVAWPRTRRGRVELAAAVATSCLAYAAVFWGPAGIPLSFLPLAATIWLALRFDTTIVVVTDLVVAAVTVVGTFHGIGPFAGIHDEAARALVVQVHVGFVAALGMALAVGRDERAVLLARLSAATTQAQQARAEAERSARFSDAVLASVGSGIVVADPDGRLLLFNDTARAWHGLDADDSLDPAHHADNYHLYGPDGVTPLTPGQIPLLRTLAEGSVSGAEIVISRPGEGSVPVVCSGRTVTDEAGTVLGAVVAMHDLTEVRSREAQLARANAQLELHATRVERLAEASRAVLVADDPRQAVCEAAIEVAGAQAAFLAQPDGAGRLVATAATGMPDGFRLDLDVRRDTSLTLSSYLFCEPLFVADVAMHPQANARLAAVGGQVSGAWQPVVDADGGVVGVLCVVWRERVARLDPTTAAVLSGLAAEASHAFTRADLLRRLAQAAEHDPLTGAVNRRRWDDLARTEIARATRSRTPLTFALIDLDHFKRYNDTRGHLAGDDLLRAFTAAAGAQLREVDTLARWGGEEFALMLPDCSAADAVAVVDRIRAAVPDGQTCTVGVCEWVPGLDVLAVDAAADRALYAGKATRNTTVVGSAEPVTSAPEVFSL is encoded by the coding sequence GTGAACGATCCTGACGCCGCCCCGGGCCGCGCGGCCCTGCCGGTGCGGAGCCTGACGTTCACGGCCCTGTTCGCCGTGGCGGTGTTCCTGGGCCGCCTCACGATCCTGGACGGCACGAGCCTCAGCCTCGTCTGGCCCGCCGCAGGGGTGGCGGCCGCGTGGTTCTGCGGGACGCGGAACCGGTGGCTCGACATCGCGCTCCTGGCCGCGGTCACGGTGGTCGTCAACGCCCTGACGGGCGCCGGCCCGGCACTGCTGGTGGGTTTCGTGGTCACGAACCTGGGCCAGGCCCAGCTGTTCGCCTCGTTGCGCCGCCGCTGGTTCTCCCCGGGTTCCGGGCTCGGCACCCGCCAGCTCGCGGTCCTGCTCGGCACGGCGGCGACGGCCTGCGCCGTGGGAACCGTCGGGGGGACGGTCACCGTGGCGGCCGCAGGCGGGGAGCCCAGCTGGCTCGGGGCGGCCGTGTGGTTCACCCGGAACTTCGCGGGCATCCTGCTCGTCGCGCCCGTCGTCCTGCGCCTCGAGGCCCGCGTTCACGTCGCGTGGCCCCGCACGCGTCGCGGGCGGGTCGAACTCGCAGCGGCCGTCGCGACGTCCTGCCTCGCCTACGCAGCCGTGTTCTGGGGGCCGGCCGGGATCCCCCTGTCGTTCCTGCCGCTCGCGGCGACGATCTGGCTGGCCCTGCGGTTCGACACGACGATCGTCGTCGTCACCGACCTCGTCGTGGCCGCGGTCACGGTCGTCGGCACGTTCCACGGGATCGGCCCGTTCGCGGGCATCCACGACGAGGCCGCCCGCGCCCTCGTGGTGCAGGTGCACGTGGGTTTCGTCGCCGCCCTGGGCATGGCGCTGGCGGTCGGACGCGACGAACGCGCCGTGCTCCTGGCCCGGCTCTCGGCCGCCACGACGCAGGCCCAGCAGGCCCGCGCGGAGGCCGAACGCAGCGCCCGGTTCTCCGACGCCGTGCTCGCCAGCGTCGGCAGCGGCATCGTCGTCGCCGACCCCGACGGCCGTCTCCTGCTGTTCAACGACACCGCACGCGCGTGGCACGGTCTCGACGCCGACGACAGCCTCGACCCGGCCCACCACGCCGACAACTACCACCTCTACGGGCCGGACGGGGTGACCCCGCTGACGCCGGGGCAGATCCCCCTGCTGCGGACCCTGGCCGAGGGTTCCGTCAGCGGCGCGGAGATCGTCATCTCCCGTCCCGGCGAGGGTTCCGTGCCCGTCGTCTGCAGCGGCCGGACCGTCACCGACGAGGCGGGCACTGTGCTCGGCGCCGTCGTCGCCATGCACGACCTCACCGAGGTCCGCTCCCGGGAGGCCCAGCTCGCGCGGGCCAACGCCCAGCTCGAGCTGCACGCGACCCGCGTCGAGCGGCTGGCCGAGGCCTCCCGCGCCGTCCTCGTCGCCGACGACCCGCGGCAGGCCGTCTGCGAGGCAGCCATCGAGGTCGCCGGGGCGCAGGCGGCGTTCCTGGCCCAGCCCGACGGTGCAGGCCGCCTCGTCGCGACCGCCGCCACCGGGATGCCCGACGGCTTCCGCCTCGACCTCGACGTCCGGCGGGACACCAGTCTGACGTTGTCGAGCTACCTGTTCTGCGAACCGCTCTTCGTCGCGGACGTGGCCATGCACCCGCAGGCCAACGCCCGTCTCGCGGCCGTCGGCGGACAGGTCTCCGGAGCCTGGCAGCCGGTCGTCGACGCCGACGGGGGCGTCGTCGGGGTGTTGTGCGTCGTCTGGCGCGAGCGCGTCGCGCGCCTCGACCCGACGACCGCGGCCGTCCTGTCCGGGCTCGCCGCAGAGGCCTCGCACGCGTTCACCCGGGCCGACCTGCTGCGCCGGCTGGCGCAGGCCGCCGAGCACGACCCGCTGACGGGCGCGGTCAACCGGCGGCGCTGGGACGACCTCGCGCGGACCGAGATCGCCCGCGCCACCCGGTCGCGGACGCCGCTGACGTTCGCGCTCATCGACCTCGACCACTTCAAGCGCTACAACGACACCCGCGGCCACCTCGCCGGGGACGACCTCCTGCGCGCCTTCACGGCCGCGGCCGGGGCGCAGCTGCGGGAGGTGGACACGCTCGCCCGCTGGGGTGGGGAGGAGTTCGCCCTCATGCTCCCCGACTGCTCGGCGGCGGACGCCGTGGCCGTCGTCGACCGGATCCGCGCCGCGGTCCCCGACGGGCAGACCTGCACCGTCGGGGTCTGCGAGTGGGTTCCCGGCCTCGACGTCCTCGCCGTCGACGCGGCCGCCGACCGCGCCCTCTACGCGGGCAAGGCCACGCGCAACACGACGGTCGTGGGGTCGGCCGAACCGGTGACGTCGGCGCCGGAGGTCTTCAGCCTCTAG
- a CDS encoding putative bifunctional diguanylate cyclase/phosphodiesterase translates to MGVVKSTTPGADTSTMASPLAPTRPTPGRVVGGLAMLALAGALTALAVALPGVVRTPLVAIGAAAITAAALALIVLYKGHNSHKYLGAAMLWGLGALTAGLFPGTDLGPFPVPLLAFAVAGLGLLVVLLQLLVRARAGSDDPPLVVDALMLGSALATAGWDAFARTGHHGPAGWTAAVVLVLVVSSLVACSAIALAVEQPRLRVAAAGLTVNGVGTALAAVCFHHQSVVAYVACAVAAVGGAVGLLGLPRDGVVRHGGQAAQRAARRLEIASLVPGPILLIDLVLLVIDPRGDSVLYGLYITVLVTFTVRHAATARSIDRTTAHLTFQALHDNLTGLGNRALLERALTEPDRASSLVLVELVGLDDINDVLGVSAGDAVIAAAAREVGLVAEELGGDAFRTAGDEIAVVLPGDPAQVLRHAERVVAAVTTAPATVPGAARFPLSAAAGVASCPFGDDYDPTDVMKPFVQADIALRDAKHLGPGSISVFTGSVAAEHARRSLLRDRLTQAVRSGEVDVHFQPVVSFTTGRVEKFEALARWEDPVLGRISPVEFIAVAEESNLVVALGEHVLRSAVRSAYEAGVFSVGVGVAVNVSVVQLQSPGFADIVVELVEQYRIAPHLLTLELTESVFLDEDSPAERVVTELAGLGCQIAIDDFGTGYSAFGYLGRLPVHVLKIDRSLTQSITDDVNGQSVVTCVVDLATRLGLTVVVEGVETEQQAAICRFIAAPLGQGWLYSPAVPRELLGEQLARVYPVPELLTVDGA, encoded by the coding sequence GTGGGAGTGGTCAAGTCCACGACTCCGGGCGCCGACACCTCCACCATGGCCTCCCCGCTCGCCCCGACGCGCCCCACGCCGGGTCGCGTCGTCGGCGGTCTGGCCATGCTGGCGCTCGCGGGCGCGCTGACGGCGCTGGCCGTCGCGCTGCCCGGCGTGGTGCGGACGCCCCTCGTGGCGATCGGCGCCGCGGCGATCACGGCCGCGGCCCTGGCGCTGATCGTCCTGTACAAGGGCCACAACTCCCACAAGTACCTCGGCGCCGCGATGCTGTGGGGTCTCGGCGCCCTCACCGCGGGCCTCTTCCCCGGGACGGACCTCGGGCCGTTCCCGGTGCCCCTGCTGGCCTTCGCCGTCGCCGGTCTGGGCCTGCTCGTCGTGCTGCTGCAGCTGCTGGTGCGCGCCCGCGCGGGCAGCGACGACCCGCCGCTGGTCGTCGACGCCCTCATGCTCGGCAGCGCCCTGGCCACCGCCGGCTGGGACGCCTTCGCGCGCACGGGCCACCACGGACCGGCGGGCTGGACGGCGGCGGTCGTCCTCGTGCTGGTCGTGAGCTCCCTCGTCGCCTGCTCGGCCATCGCGCTGGCCGTCGAGCAGCCGCGGCTGCGCGTCGCCGCCGCCGGCCTCACCGTGAACGGCGTCGGGACGGCGCTCGCCGCCGTCTGCTTCCACCACCAGTCGGTCGTGGCGTACGTGGCGTGCGCCGTGGCGGCGGTCGGCGGGGCCGTGGGCCTGCTGGGCCTGCCCCGCGACGGCGTCGTCCGGCACGGGGGACAGGCCGCGCAACGCGCTGCCCGCCGCCTCGAGATCGCCTCGCTGGTCCCCGGGCCGATCCTGCTCATCGACCTCGTCCTGCTCGTCATCGACCCGCGCGGCGACTCCGTCCTGTACGGCCTGTACATCACCGTCCTGGTGACGTTCACCGTCCGGCACGCCGCGACGGCGCGCTCCATCGACCGGACCACCGCGCACCTGACGTTCCAGGCGCTGCACGACAACCTCACCGGGCTCGGGAACCGGGCCCTGCTGGAACGCGCGCTCACCGAACCCGACCGCGCCTCCTCCCTCGTCCTCGTCGAACTCGTCGGCCTCGACGACATCAACGACGTCCTCGGTGTCAGCGCCGGTGACGCCGTCATCGCCGCGGCCGCCCGGGAGGTGGGCCTGGTCGCCGAGGAACTCGGCGGCGACGCGTTCCGCACCGCGGGCGACGAGATCGCGGTCGTGCTCCCCGGCGACCCCGCCCAGGTCCTGCGCCACGCCGAACGCGTCGTCGCGGCCGTCACCACGGCCCCCGCGACGGTTCCCGGCGCGGCGCGGTTCCCGCTGTCGGCCGCCGCGGGCGTCGCGAGCTGCCCGTTCGGTGACGACTACGACCCCACCGACGTCATGAAGCCCTTCGTGCAGGCCGACATCGCCCTGCGCGACGCCAAGCACCTCGGGCCGGGTTCCATCTCGGTCTTCACCGGGTCCGTGGCCGCCGAGCACGCCCGCCGCAGCCTGCTGCGCGACCGGCTCACGCAGGCCGTCCGCAGCGGGGAGGTCGACGTGCACTTCCAGCCCGTCGTCTCGTTCACGACGGGCCGCGTCGAGAAGTTCGAGGCGCTCGCCCGCTGGGAGGACCCCGTCCTGGGCCGCATCTCCCCGGTCGAGTTCATCGCGGTCGCCGAGGAGTCCAACCTCGTCGTGGCCCTCGGCGAGCACGTCCTGCGCTCGGCCGTCCGCTCGGCCTACGAGGCCGGGGTGTTCTCCGTCGGTGTCGGCGTGGCCGTCAACGTCTCCGTCGTGCAGCTGCAGTCCCCCGGTTTCGCGGACATCGTCGTCGAGCTCGTCGAGCAGTACCGGATCGCCCCTCACCTGCTGACGCTCGAACTCACCGAGTCGGTGTTCCTGGACGAGGACTCCCCCGCCGAACGCGTCGTCACCGAACTCGCCGGCCTCGGCTGCCAGATCGCCATCGACGACTTCGGGACGGGGTACTCGGCGTTCGGGTACCTCGGCCGCCTGCCCGTCCACGTCCTGAAGATCGACCGGTCCCTCACGCAGTCGATCACCGACGACGTCAACGGCCAGTCCGTCGTGACGTGCGTCGTGGACCTCGCGACGCGGCTCGGGCTGACCGTCGTCGTCGAGGGCGTGGAGACCGAGCAGCAGGCCGCGATCTGCCGGTTCATCGCCGCCCCCCTGGGCCAGGGCTGGTTGTACTCCCCCGCCGTCCCCCGCGAACTCCTCGGTGAGCAGCTGGCCCGCGTCTACCCGGTGCCGGAGCTCCTGACGGTCGACGGCGCCTGA
- a CDS encoding cold shock domain-containing protein gives MVGAVAKGKVRSYDEERGFGFIRSPEAPDDVFFHFKDIVGGAEDGSLEGAVVEFTLGEGERGPKASDVKVESRRSGPPPEQRRPAASNSQRPVSLREFRREVTEILLSVDGIGSSQIRAVRDFLSDYGLDRGFVVEDTRR, from the coding sequence GTGGTGGGTGCAGTGGCCAAGGGCAAGGTCCGTTCGTACGACGAGGAGCGCGGGTTCGGCTTCATCCGGAGCCCCGAAGCGCCGGACGACGTCTTCTTCCACTTCAAGGACATCGTCGGCGGCGCCGAGGACGGCTCCCTCGAGGGTGCGGTCGTCGAGTTCACCCTCGGTGAGGGCGAGCGCGGCCCGAAGGCCTCCGATGTGAAGGTGGAATCCCGCCGCAGCGGCCCGCCGCCGGAGCAGCGCCGCCCCGCGGCCTCGAACTCCCAGCGTCCCGTGTCGCTGCGCGAGTTCCGCCGCGAGGTGACCGAGATCCTGCTGAGCGTCGACGGGATCGGGTCCTCCCAGATCCGCGCCGTGCGCGACTTCCTGTCCGACTACGGCCTGGACCGTGGGTTCGTGGTGGAGGACACCCGCCGCTGA
- a CDS encoding GNAT family N-acetyltransferase: MTTFTACHTADLSAATRTELRALLDAAFGDFTDEDFEHGLGGWHVLAHDDGVLVGHGAVVRRQFLVGGRALPVGYVENVAVAASHRRRGVASEVMGELERVVVAGHGAGFLAASEEGAPLYERRWRVWRGPLSVLTVTGAQRTPDEDGGVRVLDPAGTWDVDQELVCEWRSGDVW, translated from the coding sequence GTGACCACGTTCACCGCCTGCCACACCGCCGACCTGTCCGCCGCCACCCGCACCGAGCTGCGCGCCCTCCTGGACGCCGCGTTCGGGGACTTCACCGACGAGGACTTCGAGCACGGCCTCGGCGGGTGGCACGTCCTGGCCCACGACGACGGCGTGCTCGTCGGGCACGGGGCGGTCGTGCGGCGGCAGTTCCTCGTGGGTGGGCGGGCGCTGCCCGTCGGGTACGTCGAGAACGTCGCGGTGGCCGCCTCGCACCGCCGACGCGGGGTGGCGTCGGAGGTCATGGGCGAGCTGGAGCGGGTCGTCGTCGCCGGGCACGGGGCGGGGTTCCTCGCCGCGTCCGAGGAGGGTGCCCCGCTGTACGAGCGGCGGTGGCGGGTGTGGCGCGGTCCGCTGTCGGTGCTGACCGTCACCGGCGCGCAGCGCACCCCGGACGAGGACGGGGGCGTCCGCGTCCTGGACCCCGCCGGGACGTGGGACGTGGACCAGGAGCTGGTGTGCGAGTGGCGCTCCGGGGACGTCTGGTGA
- a CDS encoding putative bifunctional diguanylate cyclase/phosphodiesterase, which translates to MDRPVEPLAMTFHQHAWRAALSAAVLVVSAPLLVAASEHWHDGRPVLLATGLGWLAVTVLMPFLALKGTRSGVVRFTASATLWGAGTVLAGAFPTATVGPVPFPHLAHAVSLAGLAYIAFQQLRHARVAGDDQPLLVEASLFATVMAALSWDVFGRTGHVGDGWWQASASLVVLIASFVAASAVVLAVEHGALRLACFGLGLAAVATEVTAVTAAHSPRAADVAVLLALVGGLLLLVFQPRGGFVRHGGVAVTQAARRLRLAVTLPGAAMLLDIAVNTVDPRVDGLLSAYYGAAIVAAAVRQAATARAIDRTRQTLSFQAQHDPLTGLQNRTALADALVEPDRTQSLVILEVSGLDDVTDVLGVAVGEDVLRAAAANLREHVTPLDGTTYRVRHDEFAVLLPGSPDESVRHLPHVLAAVSAAPLQVPGAGRFPVAAVAGVARVDPGARAAGDATLPLVHADLALRDARSNPGLLGWSVYSGAVAAQHARRLLVRERLASAVAEGCIDVHFQPIVDFTTGRVVKFEALARWDDRELGRVSPVEFVAVAEESNLVVALGEHVLRRAVSTAHAAGVFDAEVRLAVNVSVVQLQSPGFAEVVREILSGYRISAHLLTLELTESVFLDSDSPAERVVTELARLGCQIAIDDFGTGYSAFGYLDRLPVHVLKIDRSLTQSLTGEGNGRSVVTAVVDLANNLGLTVVVEGVETDEEAAICRSMRAGLGQGWLYSAAVTSDRIISELEREYPVSPEAVR; encoded by the coding sequence GTGGACCGGCCCGTCGAACCCCTGGCCATGACGTTTCACCAGCACGCCTGGCGGGCGGCCCTCTCGGCCGCCGTGCTCGTCGTGTCCGCCCCGCTGCTGGTGGCTGCGTCCGAGCACTGGCACGACGGGCGCCCGGTCCTCCTCGCGACCGGCCTCGGCTGGCTGGCCGTCACCGTGCTCATGCCCTTCCTCGCCCTCAAGGGCACCCGCAGCGGCGTCGTCCGCTTCACCGCCTCCGCCACGCTCTGGGGCGCCGGCACGGTCCTGGCCGGCGCCTTCCCCACCGCGACGGTCGGGCCGGTGCCGTTCCCGCACCTGGCGCACGCGGTCTCGCTGGCCGGTCTGGCGTACATCGCGTTCCAGCAGCTCCGGCACGCCCGCGTCGCAGGCGACGACCAGCCCCTGCTCGTCGAGGCGTCCCTCTTCGCCACCGTCATGGCCGCCCTGTCGTGGGACGTCTTCGGCCGTACCGGCCACGTCGGCGACGGCTGGTGGCAGGCGAGCGCCTCGCTCGTGGTGCTCATCGCGTCCTTCGTGGCAGCGTCCGCCGTCGTCCTGGCCGTCGAGCACGGCGCCCTGCGACTGGCCTGCTTCGGGCTCGGGCTCGCGGCCGTCGCCACCGAGGTCACGGCCGTCACGGCGGCGCACTCCCCCCGCGCCGCGGACGTCGCCGTCCTCCTCGCCCTCGTCGGCGGCCTGCTGCTGCTCGTCTTCCAGCCGCGCGGCGGGTTCGTCCGCCACGGCGGGGTGGCCGTCACGCAGGCCGCGCGCCGGCTCCGCCTGGCCGTGACGCTGCCCGGGGCGGCGATGCTCCTCGACATCGCCGTGAACACCGTCGACCCCCGCGTCGACGGCCTCCTCTCGGCCTACTACGGCGCGGCGATCGTCGCGGCCGCCGTCCGCCAGGCGGCCACCGCCCGCGCCATCGACCGCACCCGCCAGACGCTGTCCTTCCAGGCCCAGCACGACCCGCTCACCGGCCTGCAGAACCGGACGGCACTAGCCGACGCCCTCGTCGAACCCGACCGCACCCAGTCGCTCGTCATCCTCGAGGTCAGCGGCCTCGACGACGTCACCGACGTCCTCGGCGTCGCCGTCGGCGAGGACGTCCTGCGCGCCGCCGCCGCCAACCTGCGCGAGCACGTCACGCCCCTCGACGGCACCACCTACCGCGTCCGCCACGACGAGTTCGCCGTACTCCTGCCGGGCAGCCCCGATGAGTCCGTCCGCCACCTCCCGCACGTCCTCGCCGCCGTCAGCGCCGCCCCGCTGCAGGTCCCCGGCGCCGGGCGCTTCCCCGTCGCGGCCGTGGCCGGTGTCGCCCGCGTCGACCCGGGGGCCCGCGCCGCCGGTGACGCGACCCTGCCGCTCGTCCACGCCGACCTCGCCCTGCGCGACGCCCGCAGCAACCCCGGCCTCCTGGGCTGGTCGGTGTACTCCGGCGCCGTCGCCGCCCAGCACGCCCGCCGCCTTCTCGTCCGCGAGCGCCTGGCGTCCGCCGTCGCCGAGGGCTGCATCGACGTCCACTTCCAGCCGATCGTCGACTTCACCACCGGCCGGGTCGTGAAGTTCGAGGCCCTGGCCCGCTGGGACGACCGCGAGCTCGGCCGCGTCTCCCCCGTCGAGTTCGTCGCCGTCGCCGAGGAGTCCAACCTCGTCGTCGCCCTGGGCGAGCACGTCCTGCGCCGCGCCGTCAGCACCGCGCACGCAGCCGGGGTCTTCGACGCCGAGGTCCGCCTCGCCGTCAACGTCTCCGTCGTGCAGCTGCAGTCGCCGGGCTTCGCCGAGGTCGTGCGCGAGATCCTCTCGGGCTACCGCATCTCGGCCCACCTGCTGACCCTGGAGCTGACCGAGTCGGTGTTCCTCGACTCCGACTCCCCCGCCGAGCGCGTCGTCACCGAACTCGCGCGCCTCGGCTGCCAGATCGCCATCGACGACTTCGGCACGGGCTACTCGGCGTTCGGCTACCTCGACCGCCTGCCCGTCCACGTGCTGAAGATCGACCGCTCCCTCACGCAGTCGCTCACCGGCGAGGGCAACGGGCGCTCCGTCGTCACCGCCGTCGTCGACCTCGCGAACAACCTCGGGCTCACCGTCGTCGTCGAGGGCGTCGAGACCGACGAGGAGGCCGCGATCTGCCGCTCGATGCGCGCGGGCCTGGGCCAGGGCTGGCTCTACTCCGCGGCCGTCACGTCCGACCGGATCATCTCCGAACTCGAGCGGGAGTACCCCGTCTCCCCCGAAGCCGTCCGCTGA
- a CDS encoding beta strand repeat-containing protein has protein sequence MTAATSRLRRRGIGAGVAALVGLSGLGFAAMPAQAAAGFDPAASQVSGVDRFDTAAQIAVKAFPGGSSTVVVANGDRAIDAQAGAYAAGLNNAPILLTQKSNVPAYTVNAIKTLKATKAIVLGDSNSVDATAIAQMTAAGLQVQVVSGSDRFATAAAIYNLGSTKSSTVFLARADLLAGQVSPDALAASPLSFDGTPVLLTNAGSLPSATANAITSGGVKNVVVLGNAITDSVKNAVTALGATVTTIAGDDRSLTAQKIAEYGVAQGKYGKTTATIANGDKIDALAAGPWAAKNSAPILLTLGTNSLGTGTTNYLTANASTLTTAVAFGDTNSVPASLSAAAKTAAGGNVTSLQTIAVSPSTSVTQTVVGDTGGTADAADDRVYTATGLTAGTTYRITLVNADSIRTAADGSVTFLTSSDQDSAGKNLVDPGADVADITSVNNATPTFPSGDTALRSTTVQPVNGSITFTVDGTNPGAVVPVVYINGGAGGTSSTGGVNGRLETSATTAGVYAAATENFGLGGAVVYVATRAANGLIGAAVDSGAGTATAATITAVDKTGNTFTATVDPDQSSTTGTLVARSFAFDANDTYTVGGVSVGFDTFKAALSAGDTITGNYTTDAGGVSSFALTDSNPVLTGTATATAGSGASVNDITLAATFGANSLDSVTIERAPSTSGVTATTGFVPVTTVTPTVSATSLSFVDNDVAAGSYTYRFTPINDGDPGTAQTANINVTSPAAVDSTAPTLINTVQTTSAGLAGSLDQGDVVKLVASEALAAPSSTSRLRVTDADGTIVDITNVSGNATFTLNSADETVGGVVYPANRVLTVTLLATQTSIANGTTAGVQLPATITDSASVTDVAGNALSLASGDRQIG, from the coding sequence GTGACCGCAGCAACCTCCCGGTTGCGCCGGCGTGGTATCGGGGCCGGCGTCGCGGCTCTTGTTGGTCTGTCCGGCCTTGGCTTCGCCGCCATGCCGGCCCAGGCTGCAGCTGGTTTCGACCCCGCCGCTTCGCAGGTTTCCGGTGTTGACCGCTTCGACACTGCTGCCCAGATCGCCGTCAAGGCGTTCCCCGGTGGTTCCTCGACCGTCGTCGTCGCCAACGGCGACCGCGCGATCGACGCGCAGGCCGGCGCCTACGCCGCGGGTCTTAACAACGCGCCGATCCTGCTCACGCAGAAGAGCAACGTCCCGGCCTACACGGTCAACGCGATCAAGACGCTGAAGGCCACCAAGGCGATCGTCCTGGGTGACTCGAACTCCGTCGATGCGACCGCCATCGCGCAGATGACCGCCGCGGGCCTGCAGGTCCAGGTCGTCTCCGGCTCGGACCGCTTCGCCACCGCCGCCGCGATCTACAACCTCGGTAGCACGAAGTCGTCGACGGTCTTCCTCGCCCGCGCGGACCTCCTCGCCGGCCAGGTCTCCCCGGACGCCCTCGCGGCCTCCCCGCTGTCCTTCGACGGCACCCCGGTCCTGCTGACGAACGCGGGCTCGCTGCCGTCGGCCACCGCCAACGCCATCACCTCCGGTGGCGTCAAGAACGTGGTCGTTCTGGGCAACGCCATCACCGACTCGGTGAAGAACGCCGTCACCGCCCTCGGTGCGACGGTCACCACCATCGCCGGTGACGACCGTTCGCTGACCGCCCAGAAGATCGCCGAGTACGGCGTCGCGCAGGGCAAGTACGGCAAGACCACCGCCACGATCGCCAACGGCGACAAGATCGACGCCCTCGCGGCCGGCCCTTGGGCCGCCAAGAACAGCGCGCCGATCCTTCTGACGCTGGGGACCAACTCGCTCGGCACCGGCACGACGAACTACCTGACGGCCAACGCCTCGACGCTGACCACTGCGGTGGCGTTCGGTGACACCAACAGCGTCCCGGCCTCGCTTTCGGCTGCAGCCAAGACGGCGGCTGGCGGCAACGTCACCAGCCTCCAGACCATTGCTGTCTCGCCGAGCACGTCCGTGACCCAGACGGTCGTCGGCGACACCGGTGGTACGGCGGACGCCGCTGACGACCGTGTCTACACGGCCACCGGCCTCACTGCGGGTACGACTTACCGCATCACGCTGGTGAACGCCGACAGCATCCGCACGGCGGCTGACGGTTCCGTCACCTTCTTGACCAGTTCTGACCAGGACTCGGCCGGCAAGAACCTGGTCGACCCGGGCGCCGACGTTGCCGACATCACGTCGGTGAACAACGCCACCCCCACGTTCCCCTCCGGTGACACGGCCCTCCGTTCCACAACGGTGCAGCCTGTCAATGGCAGCATCACCTTCACGGTTGACGGAACCAACCCGGGCGCTGTCGTCCCGGTTGTGTACATCAACGGTGGGGCTGGTGGCACTTCGTCCACCGGTGGCGTCAACGGTCGCCTTGAGACCAGCGCCACGACGGCTGGCGTGTACGCCGCAGCCACGGAGAACTTTGGCCTGGGCGGCGCTGTCGTCTACGTCGCCACCCGCGCCGCGAACGGCCTCATCGGTGCTGCGGTCGACAGTGGTGCTGGCACGGCGACGGCGGCCACCATCACGGCGGTTGACAAGACCGGCAACACGTTCACCGCAACGGTTGACCCGGACCAGAGCTCCACGACGGGCACGCTGGTTGCGCGTTCCTTCGCATTCGACGCGAACGACACCTACACAGTCGGTGGCGTCTCGGTCGGGTTCGACACCTTCAAGGCCGCGCTGAGCGCCGGCGACACCATCACCGGCAACTACACCACCGACGCGGGCGGCGTGAGCTCTTTCGCGCTCACCGACTCCAACCCGGTTCTGACCGGCACCGCGACCGCCACGGCGGGCTCGGGCGCCAGCGTCAACGACATCACCCTCGCGGCGACCTTCGGGGCCAACAGCCTCGACTCCGTCACCATCGAGCGTGCGCCCAGCACCTCGGGCGTGACCGCGACGACCGGATTCGTCCCCGTGACCACGGTGACGCCGACTGTCTCGGCCACTTCGCTGAGCTTCGTTGACAACGACGTGGCGGCGGGCTCGTACACCTACCGCTTCACGCCCATCAACGACGGCGACCCGGGCACCGCTCAGACGGCCAACATCAACGTCACCTCGCCCGCGGCCGTCGACAGCACTGCCCCCACCCTGATCAACACGGTCCAGACCACGAGCGCCGGTCTCGCCGGATCCCTCGACCAGGGTGACGTCGTCAAGCTGGTGGCCTCGGAGGCGCTTGCCGCCCCCAGCTCCACCAGCCGCCTGCGGGTGACGGACGCCGACGGCACGATCGTCGACATCACGAACGTGTCGGGTAACGCAACCTTCACGCTCAACTCGGCGGACGAGACGGTCGGCGGGGTCGTTTACCCGGCCAACCGCGTCCTGACGGTCACCCTGCTCGCGACGCAGACGTCCATCGCGAACGGTACGACCGCTGGTGTGCAGCTGCCGGCCACCATCACCGACTCGGCGAGCGTCACCGACGTGGCGGGCAACGCGCTGAGCCTGGCGTCGGGCGACCGTCAGATCGGCTGA